A single genomic interval of Aureliella helgolandensis harbors:
- a CDS encoding vWA domain-containing protein, with protein sequence MSPLSNNLISMPLWAQTRVYYQWLRLEQLDQWWHWLLLSAICILVLSYVVFWYRRDSAEHARPVGWALLLLRVAALLGLLFYFMQLDKRSEQRVVQESRVAVLVDTSLSMTLAGTPSEVGLASSLTRSDEVTQWIAESDLLSQLADRHEVAVYRFDSQAAPSEVAALTRAGGSQAVANANGQDAETPTDPLELDAPLSQALTRGRWLARTAAVLGSLALLSLLVSLGSQILGLRNWPAGGWLLLLGSVLWLAAMFTSAWAILPNSGYTLLSLLTSATPQQVYESPTSSEADALETQASQTQPLPQDWREALQPRGTETRLGDAIRAILDREVGNPLAGIAIFTDGRSNAGIVPKQVAASAINARVPLYFVGIGSDRSPPNVELVEVDVAKRIYPGDQFTLTALVGSSGFDGEVVTVQVMSGPKGTEAANFVLEREQQLEIPVDGSIAQAKFELDPRSVGEWEYRVGVLPPPGDADARDNTASALVEVVERKNRVLIVAGGPTREYQFVRNLLYRDRDVESHVFLQSASSDSSQEAQLMLTEMPSTRERLSEYDAIIAFDADWSSIPDIAVKAMEEWVAEQAGGFVMVAGTVEMPKWIARSASGSRAQNLRSLSPVILDARGSSLLAGGRIESAAAWPLQLTADGRQTDFLWVNDDPESSMETWQAFDGVFGFYSAYQLKPGAKALALFGDPTTAIDGQLPIYMASQFYGAGRVVFLGGGEMWRMRRLGDAYFDRFYTKLVRWVSQGRLLLDSDRGVLLVDREQAALGEQVAVRAVLKNEQYAPLIQSEVVARLIDAQGRNVPLVLRPLADGSQPGVYTGQFPVLVAGEYALQLQLGGIASEEVLLASVRARVPASEMQQAERDDPLMKQLSTETGGQYWVGAQTAAEADEQGVRALVAAIEPQDSVVFLPGTPDRLFQLRWLGWLMIWVASCLSLEWLSRRIHRLA encoded by the coding sequence ATGAGTCCTCTGTCCAACAATCTGATTTCAATGCCACTTTGGGCGCAAACCAGAGTCTATTACCAATGGTTGCGGCTTGAACAACTCGATCAATGGTGGCACTGGTTGTTGCTGAGTGCAATTTGCATTCTCGTGTTGTCCTATGTCGTATTTTGGTATCGCCGCGACTCGGCGGAGCACGCTCGGCCTGTGGGCTGGGCATTGCTATTGCTGCGCGTGGCCGCCTTGCTCGGCCTCCTGTTCTACTTCATGCAGCTTGATAAGCGATCGGAACAACGGGTCGTGCAGGAATCGCGCGTGGCCGTTCTGGTAGACACCTCGCTGAGCATGACGCTTGCGGGGACACCGTCGGAGGTGGGATTGGCGAGTTCCCTCACCCGCTCAGACGAAGTTACCCAGTGGATCGCAGAATCGGATCTTCTCAGCCAGTTGGCGGACCGGCATGAAGTGGCGGTGTATCGCTTCGATTCCCAGGCGGCACCGAGCGAAGTCGCGGCCTTGACGCGGGCCGGTGGCTCGCAAGCGGTCGCAAACGCCAACGGCCAAGATGCTGAAACGCCAACGGACCCCTTAGAATTGGACGCTCCTTTGTCGCAAGCCCTAACGCGTGGGCGATGGCTGGCGCGCACCGCAGCGGTGCTGGGCAGCTTGGCACTCCTAAGCCTGCTCGTTTCGCTGGGCAGTCAGATACTAGGATTGCGCAATTGGCCGGCCGGCGGGTGGCTATTATTGCTGGGATCGGTCCTGTGGTTGGCCGCCATGTTCACCAGTGCTTGGGCCATTTTACCCAACAGCGGGTACACGCTACTATCGCTGTTGACGTCGGCTACCCCCCAGCAAGTCTACGAATCGCCAACTTCGTCCGAGGCGGACGCGTTGGAAACTCAGGCGAGTCAGACGCAGCCGTTACCCCAAGACTGGCGTGAAGCGCTGCAGCCCAGAGGAACCGAGACGCGTTTGGGCGACGCAATCCGCGCGATTCTGGATCGCGAGGTAGGCAACCCGTTGGCAGGGATCGCCATTTTCACCGACGGTCGTAGCAATGCGGGTATCGTTCCCAAGCAGGTCGCTGCCAGCGCCATCAACGCGCGTGTGCCGCTCTATTTTGTGGGTATTGGGTCTGACCGAAGTCCGCCAAACGTCGAGCTGGTTGAGGTGGATGTTGCCAAACGCATCTACCCGGGCGATCAATTTACGCTCACCGCCCTAGTAGGCTCCTCGGGCTTTGACGGGGAAGTCGTTACGGTACAAGTAATGTCTGGCCCCAAGGGGACCGAAGCGGCGAATTTCGTACTGGAGCGTGAGCAACAGTTGGAAATACCCGTTGACGGCTCGATTGCGCAAGCAAAATTCGAGTTGGATCCGCGGAGCGTCGGAGAGTGGGAGTACCGCGTAGGAGTCCTTCCTCCACCGGGAGATGCCGATGCGCGAGACAATACCGCGAGCGCCTTGGTGGAGGTTGTCGAGCGAAAAAATCGCGTACTGATTGTCGCGGGTGGACCGACTCGAGAGTATCAATTCGTTCGCAACCTGCTGTACCGCGACCGCGACGTGGAATCGCATGTGTTTTTGCAATCGGCCTCTTCCGACTCCTCCCAGGAGGCTCAACTGATGCTGACCGAAATGCCGAGTACGCGGGAACGGTTGTCGGAATACGATGCGATCATTGCCTTCGATGCAGACTGGAGCTCCATTCCCGATATCGCCGTCAAAGCCATGGAGGAATGGGTCGCCGAGCAAGCCGGTGGATTCGTCATGGTGGCAGGGACCGTCGAGATGCCCAAGTGGATCGCTCGGTCGGCGAGTGGAAGTCGTGCGCAGAATCTGCGTTCGCTATCCCCCGTGATCTTGGACGCACGCGGCAGCAGTCTCCTAGCTGGCGGCAGGATCGAATCGGCGGCCGCATGGCCCTTACAATTAACGGCCGACGGCCGACAAACCGATTTTTTATGGGTCAACGATGATCCCGAGAGCAGCATGGAAACGTGGCAAGCCTTCGACGGTGTCTTCGGTTTCTATTCGGCCTACCAATTAAAACCTGGAGCCAAGGCGCTGGCCCTGTTCGGCGACCCAACCACAGCCATTGATGGGCAATTACCAATCTACATGGCCAGTCAATTCTATGGCGCTGGACGCGTTGTGTTTCTCGGTGGTGGCGAAATGTGGCGGATGCGCCGACTGGGCGACGCCTACTTCGATCGCTTCTACACCAAATTAGTGCGGTGGGTCTCCCAAGGTCGGTTGCTGCTCGATTCGGATCGTGGCGTGCTACTCGTCGATCGCGAGCAAGCAGCTTTAGGTGAACAAGTAGCCGTGCGGGCCGTCCTCAAAAACGAACAGTATGCCCCCTTAATTCAGAGCGAAGTGGTGGCGAGATTGATCGATGCACAGGGCAGAAACGTCCCCTTGGTACTGCGACCACTGGCCGATGGATCCCAACCTGGTGTTTACACGGGACAATTCCCGGTGTTGGTAGCTGGGGAGTACGCTCTGCAATTGCAGCTCGGCGGCATTGCTTCCGAGGAGGTATTGCTGGCCTCAGTGCGAGCCCGAGTACCCGCCAGTGAAATGCAACAAGCGGAGCGAGACGACCCTCTGATGAAGCAGCTGTCGACCGAGACGGGAGGACAATACTGGGTGGGCGCCCAGACTGCTGCAGAAGCCGATGAGCAAGGGGTTCGCGCTTTGGTGGCGGCGATTGAACCTCAAGATTCGGTAGTTTTCCTGCCAGGTACCCCGGACCGTCTGTTCCAACTGCGCTGGTTGGGGTGGCTCATGATTTGGGTCGCAAGTTGTTTGTCGTTGGAATGGCTTTCAAGGCGTATTCACCGACTGGCCTAG
- a CDS encoding BatA domain-containing protein — translation MQFLYQPLTWGFLLIGVPILVHLINMLRHRKQKWAAMDFLLESHRRNRRWVMLKQWLLLASRILAMLLLVAMLAKWVSNSQWLGLLGGQTTHHYILLDDSYSMEEVEQGESAYARALHALSGIVRSISARGGQHQITLLRFSRAALAAGGAEEEARIDSAADLIAQSVPRDPGRLLDRINATAPTALQLSPAESLDMIIPMVAANSQESAEVYLLTDLRRNEFGEPETLRAKLQTLSDTEAQLKLVDCGKAATANLSVAAIDPEQEVWAAGVPLMVRFQIRNQATQPAKNVVVRVKAISYGEGTTTPQPDQPYSGITLDLPPVVIEQIGAGETVTRQVQVIFGEPGQHVVEVMLPDDGLKTDNQRWCVIGIQESQKLLLVDGEVAGSNSYFFEAAMEPSQRLRTGLEIERVDAAFLRDISPAVLEQYDVVGLLDVPRLDPQAVTKLEEFCRQGRGLFVHVGRNTNIQFVNQQLHRGGEGFFPIELSSILEIPQALENSEPQVAATAHPVLAPLTQLSSSPFFLIRIRQQMLATGESLKSPTLEVVAWGPEKTPLILDKPFGEGRVITLLTGLTADWSNWAQDPTFVVLALRSMGYLSSFRRDATSWPVGSPLEMVVRGTRVLPDAEVLIPNREGTARLRLQRKVDESTVGDTVEPLARLEVDVNSVNLDRALVDGMLRPGVFESWMIDVQGTPIVQNVAHNVAAAEGNLQRVSRSELETKFSGIAFDFRTADAVSGAGITLQEASQSTLLLALLSLLLLGEQWLAYSASYHAPRTTGRAR, via the coding sequence ATGCAGTTTCTGTACCAACCACTGACGTGGGGATTCCTGTTGATTGGTGTCCCCATATTGGTGCATTTGATCAACATGCTCCGCCATCGCAAGCAGAAGTGGGCTGCGATGGACTTTTTGCTTGAAAGCCACCGTCGAAATCGACGATGGGTGATGCTCAAGCAATGGTTGCTATTGGCCTCCCGCATTCTTGCGATGTTACTGCTGGTAGCCATGTTGGCAAAATGGGTTAGCAATTCTCAATGGTTGGGATTACTCGGCGGCCAAACGACGCATCACTACATCCTCCTCGACGATAGCTACTCGATGGAAGAGGTGGAGCAGGGCGAGTCAGCTTACGCGCGCGCTCTGCATGCCTTAAGTGGCATTGTGCGATCGATCTCGGCCAGGGGGGGACAGCATCAAATTACCCTGTTGCGTTTTAGTCGAGCCGCGTTGGCTGCAGGAGGCGCTGAGGAGGAGGCGCGCATCGACTCCGCAGCGGATCTCATCGCCCAGTCGGTTCCACGCGATCCAGGCCGCCTACTGGATCGGATTAACGCCACCGCCCCCACGGCACTTCAGCTCTCACCAGCGGAATCGCTGGACATGATTATCCCGATGGTTGCGGCCAACTCTCAAGAGAGTGCCGAAGTCTATTTGTTGACCGATTTGAGACGCAACGAGTTTGGAGAGCCCGAAACGCTCCGCGCAAAGCTGCAAACCCTCAGCGATACCGAGGCTCAACTGAAATTGGTCGATTGCGGCAAAGCAGCTACAGCCAATTTATCTGTGGCAGCCATCGACCCTGAACAAGAGGTGTGGGCAGCTGGTGTTCCTTTGATGGTCCGTTTTCAAATTCGCAACCAAGCCACCCAACCCGCCAAGAATGTGGTCGTGCGCGTCAAGGCGATCAGCTACGGGGAAGGCACGACCACTCCCCAGCCCGACCAACCCTATTCTGGCATCACCCTCGATTTGCCGCCGGTGGTGATCGAGCAGATCGGTGCAGGAGAAACGGTCACGCGGCAGGTTCAAGTCATCTTCGGCGAACCGGGACAGCACGTGGTCGAAGTCATGCTACCGGACGACGGATTGAAAACGGACAACCAGCGTTGGTGTGTGATCGGAATTCAGGAATCTCAAAAACTACTATTAGTCGATGGCGAAGTCGCTGGTTCCAACAGTTACTTCTTCGAAGCAGCCATGGAGCCCAGTCAGCGATTGCGGACCGGCCTCGAGATCGAGCGCGTCGATGCCGCTTTCTTGCGAGACATCTCTCCCGCGGTACTTGAGCAATACGATGTGGTGGGGCTGCTCGACGTCCCCCGCCTCGATCCTCAAGCGGTAACCAAACTGGAGGAGTTCTGCCGTCAGGGACGTGGCCTGTTTGTGCATGTTGGCCGCAATACGAATATTCAGTTCGTCAACCAACAACTGCACCGCGGCGGCGAAGGCTTCTTTCCGATCGAGTTGAGTTCGATTTTGGAAATTCCTCAGGCGCTCGAGAATTCCGAACCCCAAGTTGCAGCCACTGCCCATCCCGTATTGGCCCCACTAACGCAACTTTCTAGCTCTCCTTTTTTTCTGATTCGCATCCGGCAGCAAATGCTGGCTACTGGAGAATCGTTGAAATCACCGACCCTGGAAGTGGTTGCATGGGGACCTGAAAAAACGCCTTTGATACTCGATAAGCCGTTCGGCGAAGGCCGTGTGATAACTCTGCTCACCGGATTAACCGCCGACTGGAGCAACTGGGCACAAGACCCAACCTTCGTGGTCTTGGCCCTGCGATCGATGGGGTATCTCTCGAGCTTTCGACGCGATGCGACGAGTTGGCCGGTGGGTAGCCCCTTGGAGATGGTTGTCCGCGGGACGCGTGTCCTGCCGGATGCTGAAGTCTTGATTCCCAACCGTGAAGGGACGGCTCGCTTGCGATTGCAGCGAAAGGTCGACGAGTCAACCGTCGGAGATACCGTCGAGCCATTGGCTCGCTTAGAAGTGGATGTGAATTCTGTGAACTTGGATCGCGCTCTGGTCGATGGCATGTTGCGCCCAGGTGTGTTCGAATCATGGATGATCGATGTCCAGGGCACTCCAATCGTTCAGAATGTTGCGCACAACGTGGCCGCTGCTGAAGGAAACTTGCAGCGCGTGTCGAGAAGCGAACTGGAAACGAAGTTCTCAGGAATTGCCTTCGATTTCCGAACTGCCGACGCTGTAAGCGGGGCGGGAATCACCCTGCAGGAAGCATCACAAAGCACGTTGCTTCTGGCACTACTCTCCCTGCTCCTATTGGGCGAGCAATGGCTAGCCTACTCCGCTAGCTACCATGCACCGCGCACCACCGGGAGGGCACGATGA